A genomic stretch from Podospora pseudoanserina strain CBS 124.78 chromosome 3, whole genome shotgun sequence includes:
- a CDS encoding hypothetical protein (EggNog:ENOG503NV0F; COG:G), which translates to MKLSTSRLAAFSSALLLEGALAATSGNFDVLTINVAGLPAILNDNGVPGDKAANAAAMGAKFSEYGIDVVQLQEDFNYHAHIYRTNTHPHRTATSGGVPFGSGLNTVSYLPWVDFRRIKWNKCSDASQSDCLTPKGFTFMRVAISSDSSTAAYVDFYNLHADAGVEPGDLTARNDNVKQVVDYIATWSKGNAVVVAGDFNSRYTRTGDTGIRDLLASENPSGPRLKDAWVELLYNNVIPQSPSSCGNPAANDLCEIVDKVFYRASPLLNLQATDVRYDTLRFLQADGNILTDHNPVLVNYTWSSGASLRQSSLFGGPHGTWFSDVPVLAGTNKPKTATITFRGGSRLDSVGLTLTDGTIFAHGGTGGSVVSLALGATEYWTQAELCSGQRNGQTRNFYIRAVTSSGRSLTAGSATSSCQTFTAPSGWEIVGFVGQEGSEVDQLAFVYAPR; encoded by the exons ATGAAGCTGTCCACATCAAGACTCGCGGCGTTCTCGTCAGCGTTGCTGCTAGAGGGTGCCCTCGCGGCCACGTCGGGCAACTTTGACGTCCTGACCATCAATGTGGCCGGCCTCCCGGCCATCCTCAACGACAATGGTGTTCCCGGCGACAAGGCAGCCAACGCGGCGGCCATGGGTGCAAAGTTCTCCGAGTATGGGATCGACGTCGTGCAGCTGCAAGAG GACTTCAACTACCACGCTCACATCTACCGGACCAACACGCATCCGCACAGGACTGCCACATCGGGCGGTGTTCCGTTTGGTTCGGGTCTCAACACCGTGTCCTACCTTCCCTGGGTTGACTTTCGGCGTATCAAGTGGAACAAATGCTCCGATGCGAGCCAGTCCGATTGTCTGACGCCGAAAGGCTTCACCTTCATGCGTGTGGCCATCTCATCCGACAGCTCCACTGCGGCCTATGTTGATTTCTACAATCTCCACGCCGACGCCGGTGTCGAGCCTGGTGATCTTACTGCCCGAAACGACAACGTGAAGCAGGTGGTTGACTACATCGCCACGTGGAGCAAGGGCAATGCTGTCGTTGTGGCTGGTGACTTCAACAGCCGCTACACTCGGACAGGCGACACGGGCATCCGGGATTTGCTCGCCAGCGAGAATCCTTCCGGCCCCCGACTCAAGGATGCCTGGGTTGAGCTCCTCTACAATAACGTCATTCCCCAGTCCCCCAGCTCATGCGGCAACCCCGCTGCCAATGACCTGTGTGAAATCGTGGACAAGGTCTTTTACCGGGCTAGCCcgctcctcaacctccaggCCACCGACGTCCGCTATGATACTTTGCGGTTCCTTCAGGCCGACGGCAACATCCTGACAGATCACAACCCAGTCCTTGTCAACTACACCTGGTCCTCTGGAGCGTCCCTTCGTCAGAGCAGCTTGTTCGGCGGTCCCCACGGCACCTGGTTCAGCGATGTCCCTGTCCTTGCCGGGACCAACAAGCCAAAGACGGCAACCATCACCTTCCGAGGAGGATCCCGTCTTGATAGCGTCGGACTGACACTGACAGACGGCACCATATTCGCCCACGGCGGCACCGGCGGGAGTGTTGTTTCTCTCGCCCTGGGAGCGACCGAATACTGGACCCAGGCCGAGCTCTGCAGTGGCCAACGTAACGGACAAACTCGCAACTTTTATATCCGAGCTGTGACTTCTTCGGGGCGCAGTCTCACAGCGGGCTCGGCGACCAGTTCCTGCCAAACATTCACGGCTCCAAGCGGGTGGGAGATTGTCGGGTTTGTTGGGCAGGAAGGAAGTGAAGTGGATCAGTTGGCGTTTGTGTATGCGCCACGATGA
- a CDS encoding hypothetical protein (CAZy:GH131; COG:S; EggNog:ENOG503NY5R), which translates to MKFHVLSGLVAQVLSVSAGTILWDGRFNDMTSSADLNKWSWGNQVGPYQYYIHGSSPVSAYVNLSPDYKNPADTGSRQGAKITLDNTAYWNGQNMRRTELIPQTTAAINQGKVYYHFSLMRKDINAPATTREHQIAFFESHFTELKSGWLSGAPGISDTLLRWCVGGQTQWSVEWAADVWHNVAYEIDFAAGTVGFWHSTGSDPLTRKVAPVKTSTSSNGADWHVGVLELPRSGYPDSNEDFYWSGVYIESGSLTTSVAGPGQPIPGDGGSSSSSSSSSSVPSSTSTRVSSTSTPAPVSSTTLVTSTTRVSSTSTSSAAPVQTTPSGCTAGQYAQCDGIGFSGCKTCAAPYTCKYGNDWYSQCL; encoded by the coding sequence ATGAAGTTCCACGTTCTCTCCGGTCTCGTCGCCCAGGTGCTGTCTGTCTCGGCAGGCACCATCCTGTGGGATGGCCGCTTCAACGACATGACCTCGTCTGCCGATCTGAACAAGTGGTCCTGGGGCAACCAGGTTGGCCCATACCAGTACTACATCCACGGGTCTTCTCCTGTGTCGGCCTATGTCAACCTCTCGCCCGACTACAAGAACCCAGCCGACACTGGTTCCAGGCAGGGAGCCAAGATCACGCTCGACAACACGGCCTACTGGAACGGCCAGAACATGCGCCGCACCGAGCTGATCCCCCAGACCACCGCTGCCATCAACCAAGGCAAGGTCTACTACCACTTCTCCTTAATGAGAAAGGACATCAACGCCCCGGCCACCACTAGGGAGCACCAGATCGCCTTCTTCGAAAGCCACTTCACCGAGCTCAAGTCCGGTTGGCTCTCGGGCGCCCCTGGCATCTCGGACACTCTGCTTAGGTGGTGCGTTGGCGGCCAGACCCAGTGGAGTGTCGAGTGGGCTGCTGATGTCTGGCACAACGTTGCCTACGAGATCGACTTTGCTGCCGGCACCGTCGGTTTCTGGCACTCTACCGGCAGCGACCCCCTAACCAGAAAGGTGGCCCCTGTCAAgaccagcaccagctccaACGGCGCCGACTGGCATGTTGGTGTCTTGGAGCTCCCGAGAAGCGGCTACCCTGATTCCAACGAGGACTTTTACTGGTCCGGCGTGTATATTGAGAGCGGCAGTTTGACCACCTCGGTCGCCGGTCCTGGCCAACCCATCCCCGGTGACGGTggctcctccagcagcagcagcagcagcagcagtgtcCCCAGCAGCACAAGCACCAGAGTCAgcagcacctccaccccgGCCCCCGTTTCCTCTACCACGCTCGTtacctccaccacccgcgtctcctccaccagcaccagctctGCCGCACCCGTTCAGACCACCCCCAGCGGTTGCACCGCCGGCCAGTACGCCCAGTGCGACGGCATTGGCTTCAGTGGTTGCAAGACTTGCGCTGCCCCCTACACTTGCAAGTACGGAAACGACTGGTACTCCCAGTGCTTGTAA
- a CDS encoding hypothetical protein (EggNog:ENOG503Q43U; COG:A): MAPSLFGKVKSKGRKWLQAAPRESSTPSPQTVLPTSSRPASQLATRPISQPTSSPPTSTDTNTSSLPSLQERLWNEAYDGVKASEPKLVGAYEKILSTELHGNDPSSVTPESTDNEIGETPGTRSGQMQQLVQAGLDRTQKQASIKRGIDEGLQAMQEVRRVVDKAVHAAPEAAVAWVGVCLGLEILSNPVTEARDNRKGIVYVLLRIEWYWNLVSLLLDENKAEQSSAGLRAQLEKHVVQLYEKLLAYQIKSVCLYHRNWAAVIGRDLWKIDDWAGQLNEIKEAEAAVERDMDQYNSEDSKIQLRKLIDVAGALEKQQEKRHQDDGDKQCLRDLRETDPRDDKTRIEDTKGGLLRDSYRWILDHADFQRFRDDPQSRLLWIKGDPGKGKTMLLCGIIDELKKGPNSLLSYFFCQATEAQLSNAASVLRGLIYLLILQQPSLISHVRSKHDVAGEKLFQGINVWVSLVEIFTDMLKDPTLKDAVLIIDALDECTTDRPKLLNFIIQSLTISSSRVKWIVSSRNWQDIEEKLGRTEQKVRLQLELNQDSISKAVDTYIECKVEELAGLKNYDKKTRDAVKNHLTSNADGTFLWVALVCKELADPKARKRHTLSRLQSFPPGLDSLYGRMIEHIRDSEDADLCKEVLAIASVVYRPVTLDELKVLAESLEDIDPDDLKDIIGSCGSFLTLRESVVYFVHQSAKDYLLSKASRHILPSGTAHQHHTLFSRSLAALSEALRRDIYGLSTPGFFIDQVSLPNPDPLSLIRYSCIYWVDHLVDSNPTSSHEDLQDSSVIHEFIQNKYLYWLESLSLLRSMSEGVRAVYKLEALVRNTRSQKLAELLRDARRFILSHKRPIEIAPLQTYASALVFSPERSLIRELFKKEEPNWMILKPRIEADWNACVQTLEGHGGSVSSVVFSADGQRLASGSGDKTVKIWDAATGACVQTLEGHGGSVRSVVFSADGQRLASGSGDNTVKIWDAATGACVQTLEGHGGSVKSVVFSADGQRLASGSDDNTVKIWDAATGECVQTLEGHGDWVRSVVFSADGQRLASGSDDKTVKIWDAATGECVQTLEGHGDWVRSVVFSADGQRLASGSDDKTVKIWDAATGECVHTLDFGRILFRLSFDPTTNSLLSTDIGLLNLDHPALQSAIDDQSTAITLRGVRHSGWGINTDGVWIVKDGKEMLWLPPDYRVEISAVVGSTVAIGCRSGPVLVMKFS; encoded by the exons atggcgccTAGTTTGTTTGGGAAAGTGAAATCCAAGGGCAGAAAGTGGTTGCAGGCCGCCCCCCGGGAATCCTCGACTCCTTCGCCACAAACAGTtttgccaacatcatctcggcctgcATCCCAATTAGCTACTCGACCGATATCTCAGCCAACGTCTTCTCCACCTACCTCGACGGATACCAATACCTCATCGCTGCCGAGCCTACAAGAGCGACTTTGGAATGAGGCCTACGATGGGGTCAAAGCGAGCGAGCCCAAACTGGTCGGGGCGTACGAGAAGATCTTATCAACTGAACTGCATGGAAACGACCCAAGCTCTGTTACTCCCGAATCAACAGACAACGAGATAGGAGAGACCCCGGGGACACGAAGCGGCCAAATGCAACAGCTGGTTCAGGCTGGACTGGATCGGACGCAGAAGCAAGCGTCCATCAAGCGAGGCATCGACGAAGGCTTGCAAGCAATGCAAGAAGTCAGGAGAGTAGTAGACAAGGCGGTGCATGCCGCTCCCGAAGCCGCCGTCGCCTGGGTCGGTGTCTGCCTCGGACTAGAG ATCCTTTCGAACCCCGTAACCGAGGCACGCGACAACCGCAAAGGCATCGTCTACGTCCTGTTGAGAATAGAGTGGTACTGGAACTTGGTGTCCCTGCTTCTCGACGAGAACAAGGCCGAGCAATCTTCTGCGGGACTGCGAGCCCAACTAGAGAAGCATGTCGTGCAGCTCTACGAGAAACTCCTCGCGTATCAGATCAAGAGTGTCTGCCTCTACCACCGCAACTGGGCAGCCGTCATCGGAAGGGATCTGTGGAAAATCGATGACTGGGCTGGCCAGCTCAACGAGATCAAGGAAGCCGAGGCTGCCGTGGAAAGAGACATGGATCAATACAACAGCGAGGACAGCAAGATACAGCTTCGGAAACTCATCGACGTCGCAGGTGCTCTAGAGAAGCAACAGGAGAAGAGGCACCAGGACGACGGGGACAAGCAATGCCTGAGAGACCTGCGCGAGACTGACCCTCGCGACGACAAGACGCGCATCGAAGACACGAAGGGCGGCCTGCTTAGGGACTCGTACCGCTGGATTCTTGACCACGCCGACTTCCAGCGATTTCGCGACGATCCGCAGAGCCGGCTGCTCTGGATCAAGGGTGACCCTGGTAAAGGCAAGACCATGCTCCTATGCGGCATCATCGACGAGCTAAAGAAGGGACCCAACAGTCTCTTGTCCTATTTCTTCTGTCAGGCCACTGAGGCTCAACTGAGCAATGCGGCGTCTGTGCTACGTGGCCTCATctacctcctcatcctccagcaACCATCGCTTATTTCGCACGTCCGGTCAAAGCACGATGTTGCGGGCGAGAAACTCTTCCAGGGCATCAATGTCTGGGTGTCTCTGGTTGAGATATTCACGGACATGCTGAAGGACCCAACCTTGAAAGACGCAGTCTTGATCATTGACGCCCTTGACGAGTGCACTACCGATCGGCCCAAGCTTCTTAACTTCATCATTCAATCGTTGACGATATCTTCATCCCGGGTCAAGTGGATCGTGTCTAGTCGCAACTGGCAGGACATTGAGGAGAAACTCGGCCGTACAGAACAGAAGGTCAGGCTTCAGCTCGAGCTAAACCAAGACTCCATCTCTAAGGCTGTCGACACATATATTGAGTgcaaggtggaggagctggcagGTCTTAAGAACTACGATAAGAAAACAAGGGACGCCGTTAAGAACCACTTAACCTCCAATGCTGACGGCACCTTTCTCTGGGTGGCCTTGGTTTGTAAAGAGCTCGCAGACCCCAAGGCCCGAAAGCGGCATACGCTCTCTAGGTTGCAGTCTTTCCCCCCTGGGTTGGATTCTCTATATGGCCGAATGATAGAGCATATTCGTGATTCGGAGGATGCTGACCTTTGCAAGGAGGTTCTGGCTATTGCCTCGGTAGTGTATCGACCTGTCACCTTGGATGAACTGAAGGTTCTTGCTGAGTCACTTGAGGATATTGACCCGGACGACCTGAAAGACATTATTGGCTCCTGTGGCTCTTTCTTGACCCTTCGGGAGAGCGTTGTTTACTTTGTGCATCAGTCGGCGAAGGATTACCTACTCAGCAAGGCATCCCGCCACATCTTGCCTTCTGGCACCGCGCACCAGCACCATACCCTTTTCTCAAGGTCGCTAGCGGCTCTGTCAGAGGCCCTGCGACGCGATATTTACGGCCTAAGCACCCCGGGATTCTTCATCGATCAGGTCTCGCTGCCCAATCCCGACCCATTGTCTTTGATCCGATATTCATGCATCTATTGGGTCGATCATCTCGTCGACTCCAATCCCACAAGCAGCCATGAGGATCTTCAGGATAGCAGCGTTATTCATGAATTCATCCAAAATAAATACCTGTATTGGCTAGAATCTCTCAGCCTCTTACGCAGCATGTCGGAGGGAGTCCGGGCGGTGTACAAACTCgaggctttggtg AGAAACACGCGATCACAAAAACTGGCAGAACTACTTCGAGACGCGCGCCGGTTTATCCTTTCTCACAAACGGCCGATCGAGATTGCTCCATTGCAGACCTATGCGTCGGCACTCGTGTTCAGCCCCGAACGCAGCCTCATTAGAGAACTCttcaagaaggaagagccaAATTGGATGATACTGAAACCAAGAATTGAAGCGGATTGGAACGCCTGCGTGCAGACgctcgagggccatggcggtTCGGTGAGCTCGGTGGTGTTCTCGGCGGATGGCCAGCGTCTCGCGTCGGGCTCGGGCGACAAGAcggtcaagatctgggatgcggCCACGGGCGCGTGCGTGCAGACgctcgagggccatggcggtTCGGTGAGGTCGGTGGTGTTCTCGGCGGATGGCCAGCGTCTCGCGTCGGGCTCGGGCGACAATAcggtcaagatctgggatgcggCCACGGGCGCGTGCGTGCAGACgctcgagggccatggcggtTCGGTGAAGTCGGTGGTGTTCTCGGCGGATGGCCAGCGTCTCGCGTCGGGCTCGGACGACAATAcggtcaagatctgggatgcggCCACGGGCGAGTGCGTGCAGACgctcgagggccatggcgaTTGGGTGAGGTCGGTGGTGTTCTCGGCGGATGGTCAGCGTCTCGCGTCGGGCTCGGACGACAAGAcggtcaagatctgggatgcggCCACGGGCGAGTGCGTGCAGACgctcgagggccatggcgaTTGGGTGAGGTCGGTGGTGTTCTCGGCGGATGGCCAGCGTCTCGCGTCGGGCTCGGACGACAAGAcggtcaagatctgggatgcggCCACGGGCGAGTGCGTGCATACACTCGACTTTGGGAGAATATTATTTCGTCTTTCATTCGATCCAACGACAAACTCTCTCCTCTCTACGGACATTGGACTTCTAAACCTGGATCACCCGGCTCTACAGTCTGCCATTGATGATCAGTCCACTGCAATAACCTTACGGGGTGTTCGCCATTCTGGCTGGGGTATAAACACCGACGGTGTATGGATTGTTAAAGATGGAAAGGAGATGCTTTGGCTACCTCCGGACTATCGAGTGGAGATATCCGCTGTTGTCGGATCAACGGTCGCTATAGGGTGTCGTTCAGGTCCTGTACTAGTGATGAAGTTCTCTTAG
- the ACH1 gene encoding acetyl-CoA hydrolase (COG:C; EggNog:ENOG503NUMA), with the protein MASRVASAALKARVHRPSMLNKLCQPEDLLHHFPNGSYIGWSGFTGVGYPKKIPVFLADHVEKNNLQGQLKYSLFVGASSGAETENRWAALDMIERRSPHQVGKDIAKGINEGRINFFDKHLSMFPVDLVYGYYTKDKPNGKLDVAVVEASEIKEDGSIVPGASVGATPELIQMADKIIIEVNTSLPSFDGLHDITMTDLPPRRKPYLITQVEDRIGTNSIPIDPEKVVGIVESDYQDQTSPNTPADEGSQQIAGHLIEFFEHEVKHGRLPKNLLPLQSGIGNIANAVIGGLDNSNFRNLKVWTEVIQDTFLDLFDSGRLDFATATSVRFSPDGFKRFYKNWESYKDKLLLRSQQVSNSPEIIRRLGVIGMNTPVEVDIYAHANSTCVMGSRMLNGLGGSADFLRNAKYSIMHTPSTRPSKTDPHGVSCIVPMCTHIDQTEHDLDIVVTEAGLADVRGLAPRERARVIIDKCAHDVYKPILKAYFEKAEFECLRKGMGHEPHLLFNSFDMHKALLEEGSMRKVKPW; encoded by the exons ATGGCGTCCAGAGTAGCTTCGGCTGCGCTCAAGGCGCGTGTCCATCGCCCGTCGATGCTCAACAAGCTGTGCCAGCCCGAAGACCTCTTGCACCACTTCCCCAATGGCTCCTACATTGGCTGGTCTGGCTTTACCGGTGTCGGCTACCCCAA GAAGATTCCCGTTTTCCTCGCCGACCATGTCGAGAAGAACAATCTCCAGGGACAGCTCAAGTACAGCCTCTTCGTCGGCGCCTCGTCCGGTGCCGAGACCGAGAACCGCTGGGCTGCCCTCGACATGATCGAGAGACGGTCTCCTCACCAGGTCGGCAAGGATATCGCCAAGGGCATAAACGAGGGCCGCATCAACTTCTTCGACAAGCATCTGTCCATGTTCCCCGTCGACCTTGTATATGGCTACTACACCAAGGACAAGCCAAATGGCAAGCTCGATGTGGCGGTTGTTGAGGCTTCTgagatcaaggaggatgGCAGCATCGTCCCCGGTGCTTCCGTCGGTGCCACTCCCGAGCTTATCCAGATGGCTGACAAG ATCATTATTGAGGTCAACACCTCGCTCCCGAGCTTCGATGGCCTGCACGACATCACCATGACCgatcttcctccccgccgcaAGCCCTACCTGATCACCCAGGTCGAGGACCGCATTGGTACCAACTCGATCCCCATCGACCCCGAGAAGGTTGTTGGTATCGTCGAGTCCGACTACCAGGATCagacctcccccaacacccctgCCGATGAGGGCTCGCAGCAGATTGCCGGCCACTTAATTGAGTTCTTTGAGCACGAGGTGAAGCACGGCCGTCTTCCCAAgaacctccttcctctccagtCCGGTATCGGCAACATAGCCAATGCCGTCATTGGTGGCCTGGACAACTCCAACTTCCGCAACCTCAAGGTGTGGACCGAGGTCATCCAGGATACCTTCCTTGATCTTTTCGACTCTGGCCGCCTCGACTTCGCCACCGCTACCTCCGTCCGCTTCTCCCCCGACGGCTTCAAGCGCTTCTACAAGAACTGGGAGTCCTACAAGGacaagctcctccttcgcTCTCAGCAGGTGTCCAACTCCCCCGAGATCATCCGTCGCCTTGGTGTCATCGGCATGAACACccccgtcgaggttgacatTTACGCTCACGCCAACTCGACCTGCGTCATGGGTTCCCGCATGCTCAACGGTCTCGGTGGCTCGGCTGATTTCTTGAGAAACGCCAAGTACTCCATCATGCATACTCCCTCGACTCGTCCCTCCAAGACGGACCCCCACGGTGTCTCGTGCATTGTCCCCATGTGCACTCACATTGATCAGACTGAGCACGACTTGGACATTGTGGTTACCGAAGCTGGTCTTGCCGACGTTCGCGGTCTGGCTCCCCGCGAGAGAGCCCGCGTGATCATTGACAAGTGCGCCCACGATGTGTACAAGCCTATCCTCAAGGCTTACTTCGAGAAGGCCGAGTTTGAGTGCCTGCGTAAGGGTATGGGCCACGAGCCTCACCTGCTCTTCAACAGCTTCGACATGCACAAGGCtctgttggaggagggcagcaTGCGCAAGGTCAAGCCTTGGTAA